The following are encoded together in the Gadus chalcogrammus isolate NIFS_2021 unplaced genomic scaffold, NIFS_Gcha_1.0 GACHA152, whole genome shotgun sequence genome:
- the her9 gene encoding hairy-related 9 isoform X2 yields MPADTLEKQTVSPMAGSPATGAHTPDKPKNASEHRKSSKPIMEKRRRARINESLGQLKTLILDALKKDSSRHSKLEKADILEMTVKHLRNLQRVQMSALSTDATVLSKYRAGFNECMSEVTRFLSTSEGVNTEVRSRLLNHLSGCMGQMIGMNYPGQQLPSQAAHLGQPLHVQLPSTLPLTGGSMGCTLSPTEALSPKVFGGFQLVPANDGQFAFLIPNPAFASATAPVIPLYANTGVPMAITASPVHGSSAQTAASPVHGMTSFANVPRAVSPVGVSTGSESNEPVWRPW; encoded by the exons ATGCCTGCCGACACACTGGAGAAGCAGACGGTGTCCCCTATGGCGGGCTCCCCCGCCACCGGAGCGCACACCCCGGACAAACCCAAAAACGCTAGCGAGCACAGAAAG TCATCCAAACCGATCATGGAGAAGCGACGCAGAGCGCGGATCAACGAGAGCCTTGGTCAACTCAAGACGCTCATTCTAGACGCGCTGAAAAAAGAT AGCTCCAGACATTCAAAGCTGGAGAAAGCCGATATTCTGGAGATGACCGTGAAGCACTTGAGGAATCTGCAGCGCGTCCAGATGAGCG CTCTGTCGACCGACGCCACCGTCCTCAGCAAGTACCGCGCTGGATTCAACGAGTGCATGAGCGAGGTCACCCGCTTCCTGTCCACCTCCGAGGGGGTCAACACCGAAGTGAGGTCGCGGCTCCTCAACCACCTGTCCGGCTGCATGGGCCAGATGATCGGCATGAACTACCCCGGCCAGCAGCTACCCAGCCAGGCGGCGCACCTCGGGCAACCCCTCCACGTGCAGCTCCCCTCCACGCTGCCCCTAACCGGGGGATCCATGGGCTGCACGCTCAGCCCCACCGAGGCGCTCTCCCCCAAGGTCTTCGGGGGCTTCCAGTTGGTGCCCGCGAACGACGGACAGTTTGCCTTTTTGATACCCAACCCGGCCTTCGCGTCCGCCACGGCCCCGGTCATCCCCCTGTACGCGAACACGGGGGTGCCCATGGCGATCACCGCGAGCCCCGTGCACGGAAGCTCGGCACAGACCGCGGCCTCTCCGGTCCACGGCATGACCTCCTTCGCCAACGTCCCGCGCGCGGTCAGCCCGGTCGGGGTCAGCACTGGGTCGGAGAGCAACGAGCCGGTTTGGCGGCCGTGGTAG
- the her9 gene encoding hairy-related 9 isoform X1: protein MPADTLEKQTVSPMAGSPATGAHTPDKPKNASEHRKSSKPIMEKRRRARINESLGQLKTLILDALKKDSSRHSKLEKADILEMTVKHLRNLQRVQMSAALSTDATVLSKYRAGFNECMSEVTRFLSTSEGVNTEVRSRLLNHLSGCMGQMIGMNYPGQQLPSQAAHLGQPLHVQLPSTLPLTGGSMGCTLSPTEALSPKVFGGFQLVPANDGQFAFLIPNPAFASATAPVIPLYANTGVPMAITASPVHGSSAQTAASPVHGMTSFANVPRAVSPVGVSTGSESNEPVWRPW from the exons ATGCCTGCCGACACACTGGAGAAGCAGACGGTGTCCCCTATGGCGGGCTCCCCCGCCACCGGAGCGCACACCCCGGACAAACCCAAAAACGCTAGCGAGCACAGAAAG TCATCCAAACCGATCATGGAGAAGCGACGCAGAGCGCGGATCAACGAGAGCCTTGGTCAACTCAAGACGCTCATTCTAGACGCGCTGAAAAAAGAT AGCTCCAGACATTCAAAGCTGGAGAAAGCCGATATTCTGGAGATGACCGTGAAGCACTTGAGGAATCTGCAGCGCGTCCAGATGAGCG CAGCTCTGTCGACCGACGCCACCGTCCTCAGCAAGTACCGCGCTGGATTCAACGAGTGCATGAGCGAGGTCACCCGCTTCCTGTCCACCTCCGAGGGGGTCAACACCGAAGTGAGGTCGCGGCTCCTCAACCACCTGTCCGGCTGCATGGGCCAGATGATCGGCATGAACTACCCCGGCCAGCAGCTACCCAGCCAGGCGGCGCACCTCGGGCAACCCCTCCACGTGCAGCTCCCCTCCACGCTGCCCCTAACCGGGGGATCCATGGGCTGCACGCTCAGCCCCACCGAGGCGCTCTCCCCCAAGGTCTTCGGGGGCTTCCAGTTGGTGCCCGCGAACGACGGACAGTTTGCCTTTTTGATACCCAACCCGGCCTTCGCGTCCGCCACGGCCCCGGTCATCCCCCTGTACGCGAACACGGGGGTGCCCATGGCGATCACCGCGAGCCCCGTGCACGGAAGCTCGGCACAGACCGCGGCCTCTCCGGTCCACGGCATGACCTCCTTCGCCAACGTCCCGCGCGCGGTCAGCCCGGTCGGGGTCAGCACTGGGTCGGAGAGCAACGAGCCGGTTTGGCGGCCGTGGTAG